The following proteins come from a genomic window of Deltaproteobacteria bacterium:
- a CDS encoding RDD family protein has product MKCKRCHVQVPDDADHCPKCGQDLASLRQLLKISYEEELAHLEDQGIQPPKVDPLPAPAQKDSPAINDGPRIILDSRGVDYGTDYGPGFSLTDPLSAEERSEKEEKTAGWDRALGGGFWLRFMAFTVDHLILCLMFVIFIVCGLLAVELSPGRGPEISYGNLLRLILPALVPLGLMLALAYFSFFHGAWGQTIGKMIFGLRVVQVNGQPLTFSRALARAIAYAFSAVPIFLGFFWVGFTSSKRSWHDRITGTMVVRER; this is encoded by the coding sequence ATGAAGTGTAAACGTTGCCATGTTCAAGTTCCAGATGATGCGGACCATTGCCCCAAGTGCGGGCAGGATCTGGCTTCTTTGCGCCAGTTGTTGAAGATCTCTTACGAAGAAGAACTGGCTCACCTCGAAGATCAAGGTATTCAACCCCCCAAGGTGGACCCACTCCCTGCCCCAGCCCAAAAAGACAGCCCGGCGATCAATGATGGCCCACGAATCATTTTAGATTCCCGTGGGGTTGATTACGGCACCGATTACGGCCCTGGATTTTCCCTCACGGATCCGCTCTCCGCTGAAGAGCGTTCGGAGAAAGAGGAAAAAACTGCCGGCTGGGACCGCGCCCTGGGGGGAGGATTTTGGCTCCGGTTCATGGCTTTTACCGTTGATCATCTAATCCTTTGCCTCATGTTTGTTATCTTTATCGTATGCGGGTTACTCGCCGTTGAATTGTCACCCGGAAGAGGTCCAGAAATTTCCTATGGGAATTTGCTTCGCCTCATTCTCCCTGCCCTCGTTCCTTTGGGCCTAATGCTGGCCCTGGCCTATTTTTCTTTTTTCCATGGAGCCTGGGGTCAGACCATTGGCAAAATGATCTTTGGCCTTCGGGTAGTCCAGGTCAACGGTCAACCGTTAACTTTTTCCCGGGCCCTGGCTCGGGCAATCGCCTATGCCTTTTCAGCGGTACCCATCTTTCTCGGCTTTTTTTGGGTAGGATTCACCTCCAGCAAACGCTCTTGGCATGATAGGATTACCGGCACCATGGTGGTGCGGGAGCGATAA